Genomic window (Lutra lutra chromosome 6, mLutLut1.2, whole genome shotgun sequence):
TTTAAGGGTTAAGTGTAAGCTCTAACATCTATTCTTGGCAGGTTAACTCTTGAACCAACCAACCTAATTAATTACCTCATAACCTGGCACATTTTAAGGTATTGTTCTCATTCTAACTCAACCTCACAGCTATGTTTGAGGGCCCCATGAGCCAAAAGTGCAGCAAAGCTGATCTTAAGGGACCAGGGCACACAATGGTTAAGCATGTTTCCGAGTCTTGACCTATACCTGGCACAGCCTCACCAACTACTCAGATGGCAATTGAGGCAACAAAGTGGCTGAAGCAGAGGAAGGCCCACCTAGGAGGGGGACACAGATAATAAACACAAGCACGATCAGATCCCACTTTTAGGTCTCAGTCCCCGGGAGCCTCGGTATTGGCCTATGGCATCGTGGGATCCCACCAGTGGGATAGACAGCAATACTTTTGCAGTCTAGAATATGCAAGAAGAGGGTCCAATGAAGCCTAAATGACATCCatgcaaaagaaaatttcatcCTGAAGCCCAGCAGAAATAAATGGTGGGCATTTCCCTAAGGTAGATGGCATGGGGGCTCAGAAATCTACCACTGTGTTGCTAATAGGAAACACCCAATTGGCTCCAAGGGAGAAAGCTATCTTGGTAAGCCTTGGTCTTCCACAGGATACGGGACCAGAGGAGACGAACAAGGTCAGGGCACAGGTGACCAATGCAGGTAGTGCAGGACTTCCTCACGTAACATGCATGGGTCCCTATGAAGAGTCTATGAACACAGAAACTTCTAAGCAAAAATTTGAATGTATGTATTTTCCTGGAAAAAGGGTCTTTCCCTTCTCACAGACCCAAGAATAGGTTAAGAATCTGAGCTAAAGAAAAGGATTAGGTCAATCACGGGCTAGGCTAAGGAAGCCACCAGATACACCTCAGGGCCATCTGAGACCTTGCAAAGCTGTCACTGAAAAGCAAGAACAGGGACTCATAGCAGAGACAACTGAGCACTGTTTTTGTGCTCTTCTTTGTAGTTATATTTCAAGTTCCTTCCAAAACAAGGCCCTAGAAACCCCCAGGTTCAAGTACGTCCCTGAGGTTGGTCCACTGCTGTCTTGTATTCATGCCTGGGTATTCGTTCACCAACTTTAAACCCCAGGATAGAAGATGTGACACGGCAGAACTTCCCCTTCCGTGGCAAGAGTCTTTCGCTGACGTcagaggtggtgggggcaggCAACGTGGAAAACACACTGGAACTTTCCCTTGGAACTGGGCTGTGATGACAAATGCCTGCCAGATCATCATCATTTTTTCCCTGACCTTTCCTCTAGTTTCTCAAGATATAACAGAAAATAATCTTCTTCGAAGATACTGGTAACAATTCTAAGAGACAAAACATGCGCCACCGATGTGCTGTGTTTTCAGATATgctgaggaagaaaaacacaaattcgTTAATAGAAGTTTAATGAAAGGTGGCACCACATATTAGTAATAagcaatttcaaaaaattaagatactTTTAACAAAATAGATGGGTTAGATCTTTACATCCTTTTTGAAATTGGTTTTTATTCTCTCCCCATTTCTAGGCCAAATGACCACAGCAATACAGCATTTTCTAGCCTGTAACTGCTGGAATCCACATAGCCCCATGTCTTACCCAGGAATTCACTGCCCCAAGCACATTTCTATCTGTTAGACTTGTAGCTAcccatctcctctctccccacaatGCCAGTCACTTTCAGATACTAGTAAATGCAAAAAGGATTTTTAACTGGCAAAGCATGGCCCATTGAAAGTCAGCCCAAGGGCAGTTTCCAGCCTCACCTGGGTTTAATTCAACTGTCGAATGAGCTGATTGATGCGTTCACCTCGATAGCCAGGTAAGcccacctccttcaggaagcccacTCTATTCTTGGTAGTGTGACGGGCCACTGAGAGATGGAAAGGACGTAAGAATGCAGAGATCTCCTGGAAATTCTTCCCCGGAAAGGCAATTTCATGAATGAGGTCTTCCAGGCAAATAACACCATACTTCCCTGGGAAACATAAGGGTAGAGATTCCTTCACTCAATACTTGGCTCAGTATAAACCATGAGGCTCTTACATGCCCGAGATGGGCACTCTGGTGGTTTCTTGGGACCCCAAGAAGAATACAACCTAGATCTGACATCAAGACCACCAGAAATCCTTGCTTTCTACCGCTACTGACCCCTAAGTGCAACactcacccaggtgctcctcaatcACTGTATTATTTGTCAAAGGGATGGTTTTATTCTTGACCTTGGCTTGTCCACGTTTCAAGATGAGTTCCCGGACAGACTTCAGATTTGGAAACCTATGTGAGACCGAATGAGGTACAGCCTCATCAGGCCGTGGCACACAGTGTGGCACTGGCCACTCAGTCCTGCAGCCTGGCTGAGGAGAGATTCTCCCACCACCCCTTCTTCCCACCAAGATATCTCCTGCAATCACGATGCAGCCAGGGTGCTTGGAAGTACACAAGTGAAGAGGGCAGAAAACCAGAGTGGCCCTGACTAtgtaattagaaattaaaatatatagatataaacatTCAccatgcaaaaaaatttttactttcccAGGCAAGAATAAAACAAGTGCTGGCTTACAGTTCAGGACTCTGGCCTCAGATGACCCTCTACCCAAGATGGGGCCAGAGTTTGAAATTAAATCCCGGCCTCTGCtgggttttcatttcatttgaaggAACACAACTTTTACACAAGCACGGCCCTTAGCTTGCTTCAAGACTCTAAGAGTTAATTTCTCTTCTACCCCTGACTCAGCCTTAGCCTGCAAGTGAATGCGCCCAGCGCGGTACTGTTCATGGTGCGTCAGCAGCAGCATGGGTACCTCCTGATCTACCTGCCCCGTGTTCCAAAGTTTCACGGCCAGCAGCTGATTTCTGGTGACCATGGTCACAACAGAATGTTTCTTTGAAACAGcaatatgaggggcgcctgggtggctcagtgggttaagccgctgccttcggatcaggtcatgatctcagagtcctgggatcgagccccgcatcgggctctctgctcagcagggagcctgcttcctcctctctctctgcctgcctctctacctgcttgtgatctctctgtcaaataaataaataaaatcttaaaaaaaaaaaaaaaaaaaagaaacagcaatatGAGCTCCTAGGCTTGGAGAACAGCACCCTGGGCATCCTAATGTTCTCCTCATGCTCAAATACAATTTAGTAtgaatccacacacacacacacacacacacacacacacacacacacacacacacaccttactCACCCCCAGGCCACATAAGGTTCCACTACACGCAGCGTTTTTATGGTCTGGGGGGTTACTCTGAAAAAGACACCACTGAAAATCTTCTTCAGGCGAAGCCTTGCAATGGTCCTCTGCACCAGTGAACTCACCCCATTAATCCTGAAATGCAGAGCACAGTTAGTCAGGTTTTATCCAGTTTATGTCAGCCCAGCAAGCACCTACAAAATGTTTGCCACTACAGGGCATCCAGAGAGCATGACACAAACTGTGTCTTACAGGTCACTCCAGGAGCTGGCAGGCATATAGAGAGATCACTCTTACATGATGTGGAGCAACGCCTGAGGGCTACAGGAACACAGAGATGGGCCCTGATTCTGTGTGTGTAGGGCTGTGCATGTCAAACCAAAGAAGATGACTTGTGGGCAGTAAAGGCATGACAGATTCTAGGTAAAGGAGATACACTCCACTATCTTTTTAACAATCACTGAGAAGAGCATACTGGACAGATCTGAAAGTGTGACACCAGAGGCAGGGAAACCCAGTTAAGAAGCTAACGTGGTAGTCTAGGAAAGAGATTCTGGGAAGCGGTAGGGAAGGTTAGTAACAACGGctcaaaagtatttatttatttatttttttaaaaaaagattttatttatttatttgacagagagagatcacaagcaggcagagaggcagtcagagagaggaggaagcaggctccctgctgagcagagagcccgatgcagggctcgatcccaggaccctgagatcatgacctgagccgaaggcagcggcttaacccactgagccacccaggcgccctcaaaagtATTTAAAGCCCGCAGGTTTCTGGTTTGGGTGACTGGGTATGGGAAATAGGAAAAGGTAGCTGTACATGCAGGTCGACTGAGAAAAGTACAACTAAATAAGGAAAAAGCTTTAAGAACTCTCTCCAGCACTAAATATGCTTCTCTACTTGACCTCAGTTCAGTTCCTAGAAAGACtcctttagggcacctgggtggctcagctggttcagtgtcagccttccactcaggtcatgatcccagagtcctgggattgagccccatggcaggctctctgctcagcaggaagcctctttcttcctcttcctctgctcctcccctctcctcacgctctctgtcaaataaattaaatctttaaaaaaaaaattatttatttatttgacagagtgagtacaagcagggggagcagcagggggagagagaagcagctccccactgagcaaggagtccgatgtgggacttgatcccaggaccccgggatcatgacctgagcagaaggcagaggcttaaccaactgagccacccaggcgcccctcaaataaataaaatctttttttttttttttttaaagattctaaccatttatttgacacagagagacacggagagagaggaacacaagcagagggagaagcagactcctgctgagcagggagcctgacttggggctccatcccaggaccctggtatcacaacccaagccaaggccagacgcctaatgactgagccacccaggcgcccctcaaataaataaactcttaaaaaaaaaaaaaaaaagaaaagaatagttcCCAATTCAGAACTTTCTACGCCTAGAAAGTCCTCCCCCAGGTCTCAGCTTCAAGTTCCTGCTTTAAAGTGTCTTAAACCAGTATGGGAGCAGTCGACCGTCCTACCACTGGGTATATTTTCATGCCTGTCTGCCTAAGGTCAGTCTCCTTAACCTTACAGATGAAACCTATGTTGTGCTCAACCCTGAATTCCCAGCACAACTTGccttagtggcttaaagcctaCTGTGTTCATCTCCCTAGAAAAGGGTCTAAAGCTGAACCAACAGTCTGCTCCAGCCTATGGAATCTGCCAAGTTTCCCACCTTTGGATGCGTACAACAAAGGCCAAGGAATGTTTATCTGGCACTTCCAGGCCACGAGGTTTCACTTCTAGTCGTCTGAGGCGCACCCTGTCACGTTGCTGCCGCCAGGAATCATGTAAGAACCATTCCAGTCGCTTAAACTTgagctgttttcctttcttctgctacaGAGAAGGCAGACCATTGTCACCATTTTGtgtgtccattttttatttctacaataGTAATTCATTAGTCAGTATCAATTGAGTGTGTTTCCCACTGTGTTCCTTAAACAGAAGCACATCTTCCATGTAAGGGAAAAATGAGACACCCAAGTGAAGGTGGAGGTATGAAAACTCATAAAGTACTAGGAAGCGCCTCCAATGAATAAACGTTAGTTTACATGCCATTAGCCAATGTTTACCAACCCATGTTTATAGAATCTAACACTGGGTTAAGCTTCATGAAGTACAGAATAAGCATGAGCCCCTTTCATTGTCCTGACTCCAAAATATGTAATTTCCAAAAACGTTAAGCAAACAGCAAAAGTTGTCTGCCctatctgaaaaaaatacattttcttccagGTATACAAGCATGTTTGGTCTTTCAAATCACTTAGTATGAGCCTAAACAGTACAATGtctattccattttttcccttaacaAACTCTACTCCAGTATTTTACCTGCAGAAAGTGTTTTATAAATACCTGTTAAAGTAAGACATGAACCATATACCTCTTAGAATCTATGCGGAAAGGACTGTCCATACCAAATCTAGTTCAAACACTGTGGACACAACTCACCAAATACACATTCTAATTCCCTTCTCTTGGTTCCCCATCGTTACCTCCTTCTTGTCCAAAAGTGCCTGCTTTGCTTGAGTGGCTTTAAGGGCCTGATAAGCCTTCCTCTTTTTCAGGAGATTTTCTGGAACCAACGGGATCTTTTTTCTTTGCCTGATACGGAAAATTGTAATCAGcggtaatgtttaaaaaataaatgttaatggatTTCTAAACCATTTCTTGGTCTTCGAGCAACATCACGCTCTTCAAATTTCGCTGAAACCTGTGATTTCTGACTCCAGTCCTCAAAACGGACCCCATTCACTCTTTCCTAAAGCAGTAAGAAGTCATGAACCCCTTGGCCACTAACCCCACGTTTGCCTCCAAGGAGCTTTTACTGCCACAGCCTTTTAAATCACACTAGGAGCTACGTGATTCTCGTAAAACCCCGTGGGGTTGGGACAGCTGCAGTTCCATCAGCAGGGCTAACACTTAAGCCAGGCTGAGTGAACCCAAGCCTGGCACTCTTCAGTCCGCGGCCAGAAACTCAATCCTCTCCGCTCGAGGGAACCCAAACTTGACGGCGGTTCCCTCCGTCTGATCGTCAGCCCGAACCCTACGGCTCCTTCCTCCTCATCCCACCCTCTGTAATGTGGAGTCTTTTCTAATCTTTTCCTTCAGGCCACAAGTATCCTTATTTCCCGCCGCTACGGAATAAACACTGTGGATGGTACCAGATGCTCAAGACCCCACTGGAGAAATTCAAAGCCCAAACACTCACTCTTCCTCCGCCATGTTTCCGAAGCTGCGACGACTGCTCATGCGCAGCCCCACCACGTGGGGGGAAGAGAGGCCCGCTCTATAGTTACTTGACCATAGAGACCTGTCTTCCAGCTCCCGGCGTACCTCCCCGGCGGCCGGCGGTGAACGGCTGAGGTCTCGCTAACACAGCTTCCTGCTAAATGCTGCACAAAACATTCTTCGCACTGCTTCCAAGCCCTTTAGGGTCTGTGTCATCTTCAAATCCCGCCCTGTTCCTTGACGCTGTATTCGTTTGATGCTGCCGGCGGAGCTCAAAAACAAAGCCGCTTCCCTCGTTGCACCTACGACTTCCGGGGTGGAGGGCGCGTCGCTCCTCCGCGTTTCCCTGCGGCCGCGCGAGTCCGGGAGGGAGGACCGCCTGGCGTGGTTGGCCCTTGCTGGGTGGAGAGAGCTGGAGCCGTGACTTTGGCTTTTACGTGTGGGTGGAGGTGTTTGTGGAGGACTTCGGGTGGGAGAGAATGCAGCTTCGATTCCATCGGCCTGGCGCGGTCGGTGCGTCCCGGAGCACTGGTCCCCAGCGGACCTTGGTTTGCTTTACCCCTAAAATGGACCTGCCTAATAGCGTTAGGAGGATGATGTGAAATACTCgatataaagtgcttagcacaatgTCTGACTGTAAGCAGGCAACACTATGTTAGTTAGTAGTGCTGGATCGAAAACTAGGAATTCTTCCCGCTATCTCACAATCTTCCCTGCTATGGCTCTCACCACGGAATTTGCTGCCTTCTTTCCTGGTCTTCATAAAACAGTGAAAACCCTCCAGCGTAGCGCTGTCTCCAGCACTAATATGCATAGTAATCCCCTGAAGgtcttgtgaaaatgcagattttcatTCAGTGGGAGGTTGAGGGGTTGATACTCTGTTTTTTAAGCGTGCTTCAAAGTGATCCCAagcttcagatcatgacctgagccaaaggcagatgcttaagagctgagccacccaggtgcccctatttttaatatttcttcatgaTACTAGGAGGGCAGGGACCATAACTGCCTCGCTCATGGCAGTTGCTAAAGGTATAGTAGCGGAGGCTTCTCAATCTTGGCACTACCGGCTTTTTTGggctagataattctttttttttttttttttttaaagattttatttattcatttgacagagagaaatcacaagtaggcagagaggcaggcagagagagaggaggaagcaggctccccgccgagcagaaagcccgacgcggggctcgaacccaggacctgggatcatgacctgagccgaaggcagcggcccaacccactgagccacccaggcgcccctgggctagataattctttattatgtgggggctctctgtgccttgTGGgggtgtttagcagcatcccAGGCTTCGACCAACTACATGCCAGTAGCACCCCCATCCCAGATAtgacaaaaatgtctccaggcttTGGATGTCTAGCCCAGTATGTATCCCAATGTCATCACTTGACAATGGGCACTTACAGGCACCACCATGGACTTTATCCTATACTGTTCGACTTACCCTGATTAGATGGAGTGCTCTGAAGGCAGGGAACTTACCTCATGCTTTTTTGTCTTCTACAACTCCTGTCACAATAGTGGGCACTTACAGgggctttttacattttaattttttttttcagcataacagtattcattatttttgcaccacacccagtgctccatgcaatccgtgccctctacaatacccaccacctggtgcccccaacctcccaccccccaccccttcaaaattctcagatcgtttttcagagtccatagtctctcatggttcacctccccttccaatttccctcaactcccttctcctctccatctccccttgtcctccatgctatttgttatgctccacaaataagtgaaaccatatgataattgactctctctgcttgacttatttcactcagcataatctcttccagtttaCAGGGGCTTTTTAAATAAGCTCAAAGCATCATATTGGTATGTGTTATGTAACTAGTCCAACCAGAAAGATAGTGCCATACACAGAGCTCATTACCTATGAATAAACGTCAAAGGACAACACAGTCTTTGGAGTTCAAGACTGATACGAGGCTCCTCACTCAGCGTTTCATGTGTGTCTTACTTtgcaaaaaggcaaaaacaaggaTCACCAAAGTGTAAAACATTTATTAGATAGTAAACAAGGAACAAAAATAAGTCACTATTTTGTAACTGTATCTATGTACAGATAAGAGGTAAGTTCTGCGGTACTGAAAATATTAAGAGGAGGAGGAATTGCAGGGCAATTAACAATACTGGCGGAAAGAGACTTGGAGGCCATGATTCAGGAAAGGTTAACCAATGCCAGCAGATGGTGCTAGGAGATACTTATTCCCAGTGCCTAAGCCATTGTTCCACAAAGATCCAGAGGAAAAGACGTCTTCAACCCCAAATTATTCACTAACTGAAAGCATGTTGTTTACTGAGCATTGACTATATGCTCCAGCACTAGGCAAGATATAAGACCTTTTATTTCAAAGTGAGGAGAGGAGTAAGAATGAGGAATAATGGGCCtcaagaataatctttttttttaatgagtttatttagtttagagagagagaaagtttagagaaagagtgtgtgtgcaagagcagagggaggagcagaggaaaagggactaGAAGACTCTACATTGAGGGCggggccccacacagggctcgatcccacagccctgcgatcaagacctgagctgaaatcaagagtcagatgctcaaccaagggtgccatccaggtgcccctctttttttttttttttttaattatttttaaaagattttgcttatttttgagagagggagagtgtgggggagggagtaGGGTGGgggtagagaatctcaagcagactcccctgctgagcacagagccccacgcaggcttgatctcaccatcctgagatcgtgacttgagccaaaaccaagagtcagatgcttaacggactgagccacccaggtgccccaaaaatctTATCCTTTTTAGCATGTTGTCATAGGCCTTTTTTCTTGACTGCTGTAGTTGTCCATTACAAGGGAATgattaaagaaattatgaaagacTTTGCAATTATATGCAGTGAGGTAGGTTTTCATGTCCTGAAATCTTagtggtattttttattttttggcctgCTGATCTCCATGTCCATTTCCTAACAGTATCCTATTTCTCTTGTGGACTGGTCGCTCCTTCATCACATACTTTTACAGAGTGGAGTGGGGTATCAACTCTAAATGCTTGTCCTCCCAGAATTTAAGCTGAAGGGATCTCTGGAAGATCTTTCCAACTCCTCCAATCTGTCCAGTGGGAGGGGGCATAAGATGCTATAAACTTCTCTGGGTgggtggggcaccttggtggctcagttagtttaAAGTCTGACTtgtcagactcctggttttggctcaggtcatgctctcagggtcgtgagattgagccccatggccGGCTCCACACTTATGAGgaagcctgctggagattctctccctctccctgtgctgctcctcctgttCAAgctcgctctccctccctctctctcttaaataaataaataaataaatcttgttggtttttaatttttttttttaagattttatttatttatttgacagagatatcacaagcaggcagagaggcaggcagagagagaggaggaagcaggctccctgctgagcagagagcccgatgcggggctcgatcccaggactctgagatcatgacctgagccgaaggcagcggcttaacccactgagccacccaggcgccccggtttttaaattttaatattttattatttatttgacagagatacagcgagagagggaacacaagcaggggcagtgggagagggagatgtggggctcagacccaggaccctgggatcatgacttgtgctgaaggcagatgcttaccaactgagccaccaggtgccccaataaataaatcttaagaaacaaaaaacttcGCCCCTCTGGGTTTTGAATCTTGAGCAGGGTGACGATGGGAGAAACATTGGAGGTTTGGGGTaaaacttttaagaattttacCTGTGAAGACCTGgagcttccttctttctttctcaagattagtGGTTCTTCAATTTTCCCTTCAATCCTTGTCTTTCCTATAAAACTCCATTATGCTGGTTAACCAAGCGGATCAGTTTCCGTTTCTTGCAACCAGGCTATAATAACTCTCAGATATTTGGTTACATTTGAAAAAGCAAGATACAGAATAGGGTGTAAGAGAGTGGCTCCtgcttgttttgtggtttttgttttttggctataGATGTATTTATATGTAACAATTTTGGAAGTATATACAAGAAAGTATTGATGGGGGTTATTTTTGGGAAATGGGAGTGGGGCCTGAAATAGGAAGACTTACATTTTGTGCTATGTTTTTCATTTATCCTATGTGtatttgtttaagagaaaaatgggacgcctgggtggctcagttggttaaacctctgccttcaactaagatcatgatctcagggtcccgggatggagctccgtacctggctccctgctcggcggggagcctgcttctccctctccctctgcttgtgctttcctgctctctctctctctctcaaataagaaaataaaaaaaaagaaagaaagaaaaaactgtctAGGTAATTACGTTTTTGTGatttacctgtttttgtttttgtttttttttttttttttaatttgcctgtTTTAGAAACCtcttgactattttttaaagactccGTTTAGGACATTTTGTGGCTCTCTGGCTTGGCTCCAGGGTTCCTTTCCTAGCATATTCCACAACAGGTTACTTCTGTATTGTCTGCACTTTGGGATTATTTGGAATTGTTTAGGAGATACTGGAGCAGTGCCTTCTCAGGCAAAACCGCCACACCCACTGCACCCAAAAGGGGCTCCATCTGCAATTTCCAACATCGTCCCCAAACCTCTTTCTTGGATAATGAACCTTCTTGAAGTTGACTTcgttttgtttcaagttttcctTGTTGCTTCCTCAGAGAGTGACATGGGGTTACCAGGAATCAGGTGGGAAAGAGATTAGTGTGAGAGCAGCCAGATGAGCCTAGAGTTGGGGAGGACATGACTCAACATCATGCTCATGAAAGACAAGCATGAGGGGGCTGAAGtgtgaaggaaaaaggagagagccTGTGAAGGGCAGCATGCTTCTGAGGGGCCAGGCCAGACCCAGGAAAGCTAGAGTAGGAAGCAGACAACATGCAGGAGGTATGACCAAGAGCAAAACGGAAAAACTCAAACCTCCCCCGAATTATTTCAGGAATAATAGCGCTTAGCTTCTCCCACCTTTCCCACTTCTTCAGTAACCTCATTTTACACCTTAAGGAGTGCAGGGTCAGGACAAATCTTCCTAGTTTATAGGCAAGGGAGTAGAGGCGGAGAGAAACTTAATGCTAAGATCTCTAATTATGTGTTAGACAAGGTCCTAGAACCCATTTCTAGGTTCTTTCTGCCCTTTGCACTGTTTCTTACCCTGTTGCACTGCTTTCCTGGGTCTTCACAGAAGTGGTTTTTTCCCTGAGGATCTTCTTGCCTTTGCAAGCATGTTCAAAGGCCAGGCTCCAGCACATGCCCATCGGAAATGTAgattaggggggcacctgggtggctcagtgggttaaagcctctgccttgggctcagtcatgatcccagggtcctggaatcgagctctgcatcgggatctctgctcggtggggagactgcttcccttcctctctctctgcctgcctctccacctacttgtaatctctgtctgccaaataaataaataaaaatcttaaaaataaaaaaaggaaatgtagattAGGGCTTGAAGGCCTTTTAAAGGCAGCAACATAGACACAGGCTACCCATATTACAGAAACCACTTAAGACTACAAACGTGCTCCTACCATTTGTGTAAACCAGATTTCCCCACATATTTAACCCTATATTTACAAAACGCCTTTACCTTTATTCCTGCACCAAGTATCAgacatttttctcaaatgtaaCTCAGGATATACCGAGAAGGACGTTGGAATATAGGCAGCAACTCTACTGAAGTGGTCGGCTGGGAAGAATTTTAGCCTTAGTTTCTTGTCTCCTGAACTCCACTCAAATTCCCAAATATAATGCAATTATTTGTGTGCTTTTTTCCTctctagactgtgagctccttgaaagTAGGTGTCAGACCTGAATTATTCATGTATCCCCAGTACCTGGCACGGTGCCTGTCAACTGCTCAAGC
Coding sequences:
- the RPL7L1 gene encoding 60S ribosomal protein L7-like 1 isoform X2, with the translated sequence MSSRRSFGNMAEEEQRKKIPLVPENLLKKRKAYQALKATQAKQALLDKKEKKGKQLKFKRLEWFLHDSWRQQRDRVRLRRLEVKPRGLEVPDKHSLAFVVRIQRINGVSSLVQRTIARLRLKKIFSGVFFRVTPQTIKTLRVVEPYVAWGFPNLKSVRELILKRGQAKVKNKTIPLTNNTVIEEHLGKYGVICLEDLIHEIAFPGKNFQEISAFLRPFHLSVARHTTKNRVGFLKEVGLPGYRGERINQLIRQLN
- the RPL7L1 gene encoding 60S ribosomal protein L7-like 1 isoform X1 is translated as MSSRRSFGNMAEEEQRKKIPLVPENLLKKRKAYQALKATQAKQALLDKKEQKKGKQLKFKRLEWFLHDSWRQQRDRVRLRRLEVKPRGLEVPDKHSLAFVVRIQRINGVSSLVQRTIARLRLKKIFSGVFFRVTPQTIKTLRVVEPYVAWGFPNLKSVRELILKRGQAKVKNKTIPLTNNTVIEEHLGKYGVICLEDLIHEIAFPGKNFQEISAFLRPFHLSVARHTTKNRVGFLKEVGLPGYRGERINQLIRQLN